The Vicinamibacteria bacterium genome has a segment encoding these proteins:
- a CDS encoding GNAT family N-acetyltransferase, with protein MSYEKRLDSGIVVCSTLPRHARALERLQLLVFPTLDDSERFKEAHYRKHVEIFPEGQFVALDG; from the coding sequence ATGAGCTACGAGAAACGCCTCGACAGCGGTATCGTCGTTTGCTCCACCCTCCCGCGGCACGCGCGTGCTCTCGAGAGGCTCCAGCTTCTCGTCTTTCCAACTCTGGACGACTCGGAACGTTTCAAGGAAGCTCATTATCGCAAGCACGTCGAGATTTTTCCCGAGGGGCAGTTCGTGGCCCTCGATGGA